A region of Allocoleopsis franciscana PCC 7113 DNA encodes the following proteins:
- a CDS encoding MarR family transcriptional regulator, with the protein MSRNPLNPSETGDEENETNSRLSMADVLTLPDFEQKIVTWIVRKKEVSLTEVAAYMEQDKESISTTLNTLKEQGFVKELEVEGEQHYRPCLAPKQRSRASKNLWQALD; encoded by the coding sequence ATGAGTAGGAATCCGTTGAATCCATCAGAAACCGGGGACGAAGAAAATGAAACTAACTCCCGATTGAGCATGGCTGATGTTCTGACGTTACCTGACTTTGAACAGAAAATCGTCACCTGGATAGTGCGTAAAAAAGAAGTGAGTCTGACTGAAGTTGCCGCTTATATGGAACAGGACAAGGAAAGCATTTCCACAACGTTGAATACCCTAAAAGAACAAGGCTTTGTGAAAGAATTGGAGGTAGAAGGTGAACAACACTACCGTCCTTGCCTTGCGCCTAAACAGAGAAGTCGGGCTTCTAAAAACCTTTGGCAGGCTCTAGATTAA
- a CDS encoding MinD/ParA family ATP-binding protein: MSKIVSIHSFRGGTGKSNSTANLAALVARSGKRVGIVDTDIQSPGIHVLFGFNDEKIKYTLNDYLWGNCAIEDTAYDVSSVLKEKANQRNKIYLIPSSIKARDITRILREGFDFGMLNDGLQDLIDELELDYLFIDTHPGLNEETLLSLTISDILVLILRPDNQDFQGTAVTVEVARKLQVPKMLLLINKALPALDFDALRQQVEKIYNAPVAGILPLSDEMVQLASSDLFCLRYSNHPISQEMQKVAKQIMQSN; the protein is encoded by the coding sequence GTGTCCAAAATTGTATCGATTCACTCATTTCGGGGAGGAACCGGCAAATCAAACTCAACAGCAAATCTCGCGGCGCTTGTTGCCCGTTCGGGAAAGCGGGTGGGTATTGTTGACACGGATATCCAATCCCCAGGGATTCATGTCCTTTTTGGTTTCAATGACGAGAAAATAAAATACACCCTCAACGACTACTTGTGGGGTAACTGTGCGATCGAAGATACCGCCTATGACGTTAGTTCGGTTTTAAAAGAAAAAGCCAATCAACGTAACAAAATTTATCTGATTCCCTCTAGTATCAAAGCTCGTGATATTACCCGAATCCTCCGGGAAGGCTTTGACTTTGGAATGCTCAATGATGGTTTACAAGACCTGATTGATGAGCTGGAATTGGATTATTTGTTTATTGATACCCATCCCGGCTTAAATGAAGAAACCTTACTCTCTCTCACGATTTCCGATATACTTGTTTTGATTTTACGTCCCGATAATCAAGACTTCCAAGGCACTGCTGTCACTGTCGAAGTTGCCCGGAAGCTGCAAGTCCCTAAAATGTTACTCCTAATTAATAAGGCGTTACCAGCCTTAGATTTTGATGCCTTACGACAACAGGTAGAGAAAATTTACAATGCTCCCGTGGCGGGAATCTTGCCCCTTTCCGACGAGATGGTACAACTCGCCAGCAGCGATCTTTTTTGCCTGCGCTACTCCAATCACCCAATTAGTCAGGAGATGCAAAAAGTTGCTAAGCAAATTATGCAATCTAATTGA
- a CDS encoding CHAT domain-containing protein — MMLVPISLIITVYNRERYLGAAIESVLAQTRGDWELLVWDDGSTDCSVEIAQDYAKQDARVTVVAAQHQGRGRALKDAIAQTTGTYIGLVDSDDILAPTALEETAAILDTHPATGLVYTDYLVMNERGEVKAYENRCRFPYSPMGLLRKFMAFHFRLIRRTVFDEVGGIDETFDLIEDYELCLRVSEVTQVQRVSKPLYYYRVHRESITQQQKAQQNRLALIAIKQARQRRQHADNFPVTLLSCAEFSTPPSQNLHIAPVVQTGLIHSLQTRQGINSTASSQSRLKLISCNLLNRAVETAATQTKPAYAGFTTLDFPLVRAGGLRFYSREFHSPELVANGARCRLKPTARDRATLVHFNGLELLARSLNSERVSGKRISPTLFQEGWGVLEQLHGSKVTKESVSSISKRFTQSLAKTLSYALAALPLLGAITVTPALAQIVPAADGTNTLVNTTGNQLDITGGQTSSSGTNLFHSFSQFDVNTGQTANFQSNATTQNILGRVVSGNASNINGLIQVSGSQANLYLMNPAGIIFGSNASLNVPASFVATTATSIGISNNWFNAAGINDYTQLNGTPNGFAFTTSQPGSIVNSGNLAVGAGKDLMLLGGTVVSTGQVNAPVGKITIAAVPGTSLVRLSQSGSVLSLEVLPPASDNNSPTQWTLPVLSLPQLLTGGSGGNATGLSVNAAGETVLTGSGVQVPTEPGSAIASGSLNAFGTAPGQTGGTVQVLGNKVGLVSANVDATGANGGGTVLIGGDYQGKGTVPNASRTYVSSDSTINADALTQGNGGKVILWADEITAFHGSISARGGSTSGNGGFVEVSGKQDLIFNGTANLSAANGSLGTLLLDPTDITISNAPSSPGVDAQLNGTAQILQNDFSPTPGSIFISQAVLEDMLPTANVILEATNDIIIGPLNNDQLTFPFFPTGGVAGSITLTADSDNSGVGSFLMGATQSIIAPGRNITISGASITAGTITTNGLNGGAINLNASGDITAFRLDSGTNGAGIGGPITVTSTGGAINITNSVETGSAGAGLGSGGDITLTARGNITTADVLSRSNSVGTAGNITITSTEGSIDTTAATFGVHAFGASGGTIVLNAQGDIRTGSILSSTTAGSIGDAGTITLNSTAGNIISEIELNSSSVGGNGGAIALSALGNITTSAINTASVINGGAGNGIGGTITLTSTGGAIDTSLGTLASFGQTGGAITLDAAGNVTTAQLDSGAVVRGGDVTVTSRQGGIDTSRGLINPNTGSGTSGAVTLNANLDIVTGEIRATAITGNGNDISLTSTAGSIDTTASSLSTASGDGNAGNISLSAFGNIATNDLASFSNAGNAGTITLNATNGQVTTGNITAISPTRTGDISITGNEINFTGVANSVNSNGNLLLQPSTPTQSIALSGIDGVDTTALDLTDTKLNALSNAFSSITIGRADGSGTITVNPNFFSAPVTIRSPFGAINVNGQLNTADPITLIATTTTLNADITTIGGSITINSNRTLLGTDVNLNTTSDAAGADITITGTIDGNQTLQLTAGTGTVQFGGVIGGVTPLGVLDIVSAQNVVVASDITTANSNIIFNSPVTLIDNATFNAGTGTIGFNSSLATGSNALTLTADEINFAGGANSVTGTSNLVLQPFTPSQNIAIAGATDSGTGILDITTADIAALQNGFNSITIGGANSSGAINILNPVTFFDPVTIQAPVGAGTINATGAITGLDNASITLKANQNITTSNITANPGITIISSNGTIDTSAGILDSSSTTANGGVISLSALGNIATNNLTSHSDTGAGGDITLNSQTGIINSGNLDASGNTRGGNITVIAQQQITAGQLNSSATTGDGGNVLLDPIGDIQVDSINAQGGTSGKGGNVDITTNQFFRAVGSFSDRNGINASISTAGGTGSGDIIIRHDGGVRGIPFNVGDATINGTAGAITTDLANSIVPFQSFPGAYTQGNIQIITQNPLPTPPPTLPPTPIPSPSPKPDTNRVPKDIQGENLVPQGINTISTSAMVLLNTTDIVREDIDQAIASGQIEKAIALVEQLRMQEFQNHFEGHLTSDSNQSGSVEQTQAVLSDIATNTGKTPAVIYVFTQPDQLQLILVTPKDKPLLKTVYQANRDTLLKTAAKFRSQVTEPRSKTGYQATAKQLYQWLVEPLEAELQAKKIDTLVFSMDGGLRSIPMAALYDGKQFLVEKYSIGLIPSINLVDTRYGDVKTSEVLAMGASKFTEQNALPAVPIELSTLVGKQNLVAENRELLPANPSSSDGLWTGKSFLNQGFTLNNLKAQRNQTPFGVIHLATHGEFNLGAPRNSYIQLSDTKLRLDQLRQMGWNNPPVELLVLSACRTALGNEDAEFGFGGLAVAAGVKSAIASLWYVSDEGTLGLITEFYQQLKTAPIKAEALRQAQIAMIKGQVRLEGGQLRGIGQGESIPLPPELAEIDHKEFSHPYYWSAFTMIGSPW; from the coding sequence ATGATGCTAGTGCCGATTTCCCTCATCATCACCGTTTACAACCGAGAGCGTTATCTAGGCGCTGCGATTGAAAGTGTTTTGGCACAAACTCGTGGCGACTGGGAGTTACTGGTTTGGGATGATGGTTCTACAGATTGTTCTGTCGAGATTGCTCAAGACTACGCGAAGCAAGATGCGCGGGTAACAGTGGTGGCGGCGCAACATCAAGGGCGAGGACGTGCGCTCAAAGATGCGATCGCACAAACTACTGGTACTTATATTGGCTTAGTAGACAGTGACGATATCCTAGCACCAACAGCACTCGAAGAGACAGCCGCGATACTCGATACTCATCCAGCCACGGGTTTAGTTTATACCGACTATTTGGTGATGAACGAACGCGGTGAAGTAAAGGCTTACGAAAATCGCTGCCGCTTTCCCTATTCTCCAATGGGATTGTTGCGAAAATTCATGGCGTTCCACTTTCGATTAATTCGCCGCACGGTATTTGACGAAGTAGGCGGAATTGATGAGACGTTTGACTTAATTGAGGACTACGAACTGTGCCTGCGAGTGTCGGAAGTAACGCAGGTACAACGGGTGAGCAAACCACTCTACTACTATCGCGTTCACCGAGAGAGTATTACTCAGCAGCAGAAGGCACAGCAAAATCGCCTTGCACTGATTGCCATCAAGCAGGCACGCCAGCGCCGCCAACATGCCGACAACTTTCCGGTAACATTGCTCAGTTGTGCTGAGTTCTCCACCCCACCCAGTCAGAACTTACACATAGCCCCCGTTGTTCAGACAGGACTGATTCATTCTCTCCAAACCCGCCAGGGAATCAATTCCACAGCGAGTAGCCAAAGTCGGTTGAAACTGATATCTTGCAACCTTCTCAATAGGGCGGTTGAAACCGCAGCTACACAAACAAAACCTGCCTACGCAGGTTTCACAACCCTTGATTTTCCTCTAGTCCGCGCAGGCGGACTTCGGTTTTATAGCCGCGAATTCCATTCGCCAGAACTTGTTGCGAATGGTGCAAGATGTCGGTTGAAACCGACTGCAAGAGATAGGGCGACTTTAGTCCATTTCAATGGACTTGAGCTATTAGCCCGGAGTTTAAACTCCGAGCGGGTTTCGGGAAAACGAATCAGCCCTACCCTTTTTCAGGAAGGTTGGGGGGTTCTAGAACAGTTGCACGGCTCAAAAGTGACAAAAGAGTCTGTAAGTTCTATCAGTAAACGCTTCACTCAATCACTCGCCAAAACCCTTAGTTATGCACTAGCTGCACTTCCCCTACTAGGAGCAATCACTGTCACGCCTGCTTTAGCACAAATTGTCCCTGCTGCTGATGGCACGAATACCCTCGTGAACACGACGGGTAATCAATTAGACATCACCGGAGGACAAACCTCTTCCAGTGGAACCAACCTGTTCCATAGCTTTTCCCAATTCGACGTTAATACGGGACAAACCGCGAATTTCCAGTCCAATGCCACCACTCAAAATATCTTAGGTCGGGTGGTCAGTGGCAATGCTTCTAATATTAATGGACTGATTCAAGTCAGTGGTAGCCAAGCCAATCTGTACCTGATGAATCCCGCCGGAATTATCTTTGGCTCTAATGCCAGCTTGAATGTCCCTGCGTCTTTTGTTGCCACGACGGCTACGAGTATTGGGATTAGTAATAACTGGTTTAATGCGGCAGGAATTAATGATTACACTCAGCTCAACGGTACGCCTAATGGTTTTGCCTTCACCACATCTCAACCGGGAAGCATCGTTAACTCCGGTAACTTAGCGGTAGGTGCAGGAAAAGATCTGATGCTCTTGGGTGGTACGGTTGTGAGTACGGGGCAAGTTAATGCTCCAGTAGGAAAAATTACGATCGCAGCCGTACCAGGAACCAGCCTCGTTCGTTTGAGCCAATCTGGGTCTGTATTAAGTTTAGAGGTTTTACCCCCTGCATCGGATAATAATTCCCCGACTCAGTGGACATTGCCCGTTTTATCCTTGCCCCAACTACTAACGGGTGGGAGTGGGGGAAATGCGACAGGACTATCGGTTAATGCGGCTGGAGAGACGGTCCTGACGGGTTCTGGCGTACAGGTGCCAACTGAGCCGGGTAGTGCGATCGCTTCTGGTAGCCTGAATGCGTTTGGTACAGCACCAGGACAGACGGGTGGTACGGTACAGGTCTTGGGTAATAAGGTCGGGCTGGTTAGTGCCAATGTTGATGCAACTGGTGCGAATGGTGGCGGTACAGTACTGATTGGTGGTGATTATCAGGGCAAAGGCACAGTACCGAATGCATCTCGTACCTATGTCAGTAGTGACTCAACGATTAATGCGGATGCCCTGACGCAGGGTAATGGCGGGAAAGTAATTCTCTGGGCTGATGAAATAACTGCATTTCATGGGAGCATCAGTGCTCGCGGTGGCAGCACTTCTGGAAATGGCGGATTTGTTGAAGTCTCCGGTAAACAAGACCTGATTTTTAATGGTACAGCTAACCTCAGTGCAGCCAATGGTAGCCTTGGCACATTACTGTTAGATCCAACTGATATCACTATCTCGAATGCACCGTCTTCTCCTGGGGTGGATGCTCAGCTCAATGGAACTGCCCAAATTTTGCAAAATGACTTTTCTCCTACTCCGGGTTCCATTTTTATCTCTCAAGCTGTGCTTGAAGATATGTTACCGACGGCGAATGTCATCTTAGAAGCAACCAACGATATCATCATCGGCCCTCTAAATAACGACCAGCTTACCTTTCCCTTTTTTCCAACGGGTGGTGTTGCGGGATCGATTACCTTGACAGCAGATTCTGATAATAGTGGTGTCGGGTCATTCTTGATGGGTGCAACCCAATCCATCATTGCTCCAGGACGCAACATTACGATCTCAGGTGCGAGTATCACGGCGGGAACGATTACTACCAATGGGCTGAATGGCGGAGCGATTAACCTGAACGCTAGCGGCGACATTACGGCTTTCCGGCTCGACAGTGGCACCAATGGTGCTGGCATTGGGGGGCCAATCACGGTTACCAGTACTGGCGGAGCAATTAATATTACTAACTCTGTGGAAACGGGTTCTGCGGGCGCAGGACTTGGAAGTGGAGGAGATATTACTCTAACGGCTAGGGGCAATATTACCACCGCAGATGTTCTCTCTCGCTCAAATTCTGTTGGCACGGCTGGCAATATTACCATTACCAGTACGGAGGGGAGCATCGATACCACTGCTGCCACCTTCGGTGTACATGCCTTCGGCGCAAGTGGAGGCACCATCGTCTTGAATGCCCAAGGTGATATTAGGACTGGAAGTATTCTAAGTAGTACGACTGCGGGTTCTATAGGTGATGCAGGGACAATTACCCTAAATAGTACTGCGGGTAATATTATTAGCGAGATAGAGCTTAATTCTAGCTCTGTCGGCGGCAATGGAGGTGCGATCGCACTCTCTGCGCTAGGCAACATTACAACTAGTGCAATTAACACAGCAAGTGTAATTAACGGTGGGGCAGGAAACGGAATTGGGGGTACGATTACCCTAACTAGCACAGGTGGTGCGATTGATACCAGCCTTGGGACGCTAGCCTCCTTTGGGCAAACGGGGGGAGCAATCACTCTTGATGCGGCTGGCAATGTTACTACGGCTCAATTGGATTCTGGGGCAGTCGTTAGAGGGGGTGACGTAACTGTTACGAGCCGACAAGGAGGAATTGATACTTCCAGGGGACTAATAAACCCTAACACTGGTTCTGGAACCTCAGGTGCTGTTACTCTGAATGCCAACCTTGATATTGTTACAGGAGAGATTAGAGCAACAGCTATTACGGGTAATGGTAATGATATTTCCCTAACAAGCACAGCGGGTTCAATAGACACAACAGCTAGCTCTTTAAGTACAGCTTCAGGTGATGGCAACGCTGGGAACATTTCACTTTCTGCTTTTGGTAATATCGCCACAAACGATTTAGCGTCTTTCTCAAATGCTGGAAATGCTGGGACTATAACTCTGAATGCCACTAACGGTCAGGTAACAACGGGTAATATCACCGCTATCAGTCCTACGAGAACTGGAGATATTAGCATTACTGGTAACGAGATTAACTTTACGGGTGTTGCTAATTCGGTCAACAGCAACGGTAATCTTCTGCTTCAGCCCAGCACACCCACTCAAAGTATTGCGCTTAGTGGAATTGACGGAGTCGATACAACCGCTTTAGACCTCACTGATACAAAATTGAATGCTTTAAGCAATGCCTTTAGCTCCATCACCATTGGACGAGCTGATGGAAGTGGCACCATTACCGTGAACCCTAATTTTTTCTCTGCTCCAGTAACAATTCGCTCTCCCTTCGGTGCCATCAATGTTAATGGGCAACTTAATACGGCAGACCCAATTACCCTGATAGCGACGACGACAACCTTAAATGCAGACATTACGACAATAGGCGGCTCGATCACAATTAACAGTAATCGCACACTCTTAGGAACAGATGTTAATCTGAACACTACCAGCGATGCAGCTGGAGCAGACATCACCATTACTGGAACAATTGATGGCAATCAAACCTTGCAGTTAACAGCGGGTACGGGAACCGTTCAGTTTGGCGGTGTGATTGGTGGAGTAACTCCGCTGGGCGTTCTTGATATTGTTAGTGCCCAGAATGTTGTGGTCGCAAGTGACATTACAACGGCAAACAGTAACATTATCTTTAATAGCCCTGTAACCCTGATAGATAATGCCACATTCAATGCTGGAACTGGCACGATTGGATTTAACTCCAGCTTGGCAACCGGGAGTAATGCACTGACACTCACCGCCGATGAGATTAACTTTGCAGGTGGCGCTAATTCTGTAACAGGTACCAGTAACCTTGTCCTGCAACCCTTTACACCGAGTCAGAATATTGCGATCGCAGGTGCTACCGATAGCGGCACGGGAATCTTAGATATCACCACAGCAGACATCGCTGCATTGCAAAATGGCTTTAACTCCATCACCATTGGAGGAGCTAACAGCAGTGGTGCCATCAATATCCTCAATCCAGTTACCTTCTTTGACCCAGTAACCATTCAAGCACCAGTCGGAGCTGGTACCATCAACGCCACAGGTGCAATTACTGGCTTAGATAATGCCTCAATTACCCTAAAAGCCAATCAAAACATCACCACAAGTAACATTACCGCTAATCCAGGAATTACTATCATTAGTAGCAATGGCACGATTGACACTAGTGCAGGCATTCTAGACTCTAGTTCTACTACAGCTAATGGAGGAGTCATCTCACTTTCTGCACTAGGCAACATCGCTACCAATAACCTCACCTCTCATTCGGATACGGGTGCGGGTGGCGATATTACCCTCAACAGCCAAACGGGGATTATTAATAGCGGTAACCTGGATGCTTCAGGCAACACACGCGGGGGAAATATCACCGTTATTGCTCAGCAGCAAATTACGGCTGGACAACTTAACTCCAGTGCAACTACTGGAGATGGCGGTAACGTCTTGCTCGATCCGATTGGAGATATCCAAGTAGACTCGATTAATGCACAAGGTGGGACATCTGGCAAGGGGGGTAATGTTGACATTACCACCAATCAGTTTTTCCGGGCTGTGGGAAGTTTTAGTGATCGCAACGGGATAAACGCCAGCATTTCCACGGCTGGAGGGACAGGAAGTGGCGATATCATCATCCGGCACGACGGGGGAGTAAGAGGCATTCCCTTTAATGTGGGTGATGCAACCATCAACGGCACGGCTGGGGCAATTACAACCGATTTAGCCAATTCGATTGTGCCCTTCCAATCCTTTCCCGGTGCCTACACCCAAGGCAACATTCAAATCATTACTCAGAACCCACTGCCAACACCGCCGCCAACGCTACCACCAACACCAATACCCTCACCTTCACCCAAACCAGACACCAATCGAGTCCCAAAAGATATTCAGGGAGAAAATCTTGTTCCTCAAGGGATAAATACGATTAGTACCTCCGCGATGGTTTTACTCAATACAACAGACATTGTGCGGGAAGACATTGACCAAGCGATCGCAAGCGGACAAATTGAAAAGGCGATCGCACTGGTTGAGCAACTGAGAATGCAAGAGTTTCAGAATCACTTTGAGGGCCATCTCACCAGCGATAGCAATCAATCTGGATCGGTGGAACAAACTCAGGCTGTCCTCAGTGATATTGCCACCAATACGGGTAAAACACCAGCCGTTATTTATGTGTTTACCCAACCTGATCAATTACAACTCATATTGGTCACCCCTAAAGACAAACCCCTGCTCAAAACGGTCTATCAAGCTAATAGAGATACCCTGCTCAAAACAGCAGCAAAATTTCGTTCTCAAGTCACTGAACCTAGGAGCAAAACAGGCTATCAAGCCACAGCAAAACAACTCTATCAATGGCTAGTTGAACCTTTAGAGGCCGAACTCCAAGCGAAAAAGATTGATACGTTAGTATTTTCGATGGATGGTGGACTCAGGTCAATCCCAATGGCGGCGTTGTACGATGGAAAACAGTTTTTAGTAGAAAAGTACAGTATCGGATTAATTCCCAGTATCAATTTGGTCGATACCCGTTATGGGGATGTGAAAACAAGCGAAGTTTTGGCGATGGGGGCGTCGAAGTTTACCGAACAAAATGCCTTGCCTGCGGTGCCAATTGAATTATCTACCCTTGTTGGAAAACAAAACTTGGTAGCAGAAAATCGGGAATTACTACCTGCAAACCCATCCTCTTCTGATGGCTTGTGGACAGGAAAATCATTCCTCAACCAAGGGTTCACACTCAATAATTTAAAGGCACAACGCAATCAAACACCCTTTGGAGTGATTCACCTGGCAACGCACGGAGAATTTAATTTGGGTGCGCCCAGAAATTCCTATATTCAATTGTCGGATACCAAGTTGCGCTTAGATCAATTGCGACAGATGGGATGGAATAATCCGCCTGTTGAGTTATTAGTCTTAAGTGCCTGTCGCACGGCATTGGGCAATGAAGATGCTGAATTCGGTTTTGGTGGGTTAGCGGTAGCGGCGGGTGTGAAGTCAGCCATAGCAAGTCTTTGGTACGTCAGTGATGAGGGAACCTTGGGGCTAATCACGGAGTTTTATCAGCAGTTGAAGACGGCACCGATTAAAGCAGAAGCCTTGCGACAAGCCCAAATTGCCATGATTAAAGGGCAAGTGCGGTTAGAGGGAGGGCAACTCCGAGGCATTGGGCAGGGTGAATCTATTCCTCTCCCGCCAGAATTAGCAGAAATCGATCATAAGGAATTTTCACATCCTTATTATTGGTCTGCTTTTACGATGATTGGTAGCCCTTGGTGA